The DNA window CTGATCTCCCGCACAGTACAGAGGTCTCTCCGGCGGACCTAAATGAATTTTCCTGTAAAGGGCAAGCAGTCCTTCAGGCCCCAGTGCAAGCTGGGTTACAAAAAAACGTTTTTCTGACCTTTCCACAAAACCCGCCACCAGCACAAGGTCCCACCGGCTGGCAAGGGGGACCATGATGGAAATGGCCTCTTCAAGACCAAGGGCACATCGCTCAAGATCTTCTTTGCGGGTCGGGTATCCCGTAAGGTTCATTTCGGGCAGAAGAAGGACTTCAACACCGGCCCGAGATGCCCTTTCACAAAAAAGCTTTAAAGTAGCAAGGTTATTTTGAACATCCCCCATAAACTGCGGAGCAAGGGCCAGACCTGTGATGATGCCGTCTTTATCCGGCAGAGAGATTCCGGAATTAATCATCGGTATTATAGGGCAAACTTTGCACGGATTTTAAAAACATGGGTGGCGGGCAGATTAAGGATTTCCCTTACTCCGGTTTTATCTGCTATCTCTTCCAGATTACTGGCAATGATCTCCCGTGAAGGCTCGATAAAGGTAAACCACACATTCCAGTCATTTTCCCGGATATAATTATGGGTGACACCGGGGTAAGAATTCACTGTCTCCGTAAAGGCTTCCAGCTTATCCTCCGGCACCTTTGCGGCACAAAGGGTGGAAAAATACCCAAGATTCTCCGGCCCGAAATTGCCCCCTATTCGACGGATAATACCGGACTCTTTGAGCTTCTTCAATCGCTCCAGCACCTCGGTCTCGCCCATATCCAGCATTTCTCCAATGGCACCATAGGGCCTGGAACAAATGGGAAAACCTGACTGTATACTGTTCAAAAGCTTTTTATCCAGATCATCCATGATTTAAAGTCCCCTTTCCTGCTGGGGCATCAGCATGATTCTCACCTCGCGCCTCCGGGGTCC is part of the Desulfobotulus mexicanus genome and encodes:
- a CDS encoding AsnC family transcriptional regulator; protein product: MDDLDKKLLNSIQSGFPICSRPYGAIGEMLDMGETEVLERLKKLKESGIIRRIGGNFGPENLGYFSTLCAAKVPEDKLEAFTETVNSYPGVTHNYIRENDWNVWFTFIEPSREIIASNLEEIADKTGVREILNLPATHVFKIRAKFAL